CAAtctagagagaaaaaacgtaCTTTTTGGAATGGGTTTCATTCCATGCGAATTGTACGCCACGACTAGATCGACCAGTCCGCATAACATTGAGCGAGTTGTGTTGTAGTGCCATTAGTAGTAGCATCCAAAGCAGCATCCGCATCAGGACAATTTAGAGTTAGCGTTGAACATAACATTAcaactaaaaaacaaaaacaaacaatacattTCAATCAACAACTCTCCCGTTTGTTTCATCGCAAAACAACAGTGCACCACCGGTCCCGCCAGCGTTACcgacacagcagcaacagcagcagcaggcatcGCAGCaggtacagcagcagcaacagaaaccGATCTATGCATCACAGCAGAGCAACAGCAGTACCAACAGTATTACCTATGGAAACAATTCGGTAAGTATGGTTTCGGAGCTGTTAGCTATCCGGATCCGAAAAATGTAAGTCTCATAAAAACGGACTCTGCAACTTCAAAGTTGGTGCCGCGATTGTTATTGTGTTTCGTGTTGGCCGTAGCCAGAAATGTTTGGGACCCTGGAAGGAAGTGAGTGGATTGACCTTGAACATGTTCCCTTGTCGAAAATTCGATTTTCCATCAGGCACCTGTCAGGTTCAATCGACTATAAAGGACTGGTCGCTATGTTTAGGCGGTCCGAGTGCAATCGGTGTTGATGGCGCGATGGTGGAGTGAATgataatggattttttttagtgttATTGGACATTCTCGTGCtcgtgagaagaaaaaaaaaattggaaattgttcgtgtttgtgtgggcGAGAGACAAGTACTGGGGTACGGATTCTGACGTACCACGTGACTGGTGTTTTTAGTGAAAGTGTGTATTTCcccaaatacacacacacagtactGCTACAGAGTTAGTATCGACGTATTCGGCCAATCTATAAGGATCCGGATAAGGACTATTTGACAGTTTCCGCAATGTCAGTTTGTTGATTGTGACCAGGCATATTTTCCTAGCTGGAAACCATGTTTtcttcgatgatgatgattgcctttaaaatagtttgattcacttccttttctttccgcCCTTCACAGCAACAGTATCCGCAGCCAATCTACGTAGCATCGAATCAAAACCATCAAATGCTGAATCAGTCGGTGTTGCCACCGCAACCTCCACAGCAACCACCGCCgccccagcagcaacagcagataCCGTCGAACCTGTCGAACGGTTCGATTTACGCGACGGCCACGTGCTCCCCGAGTGCGACCAACAGCAATCCATCGAATCCGATCTACGccggccagcagcagctaGTGTCGCAACAACAGTCGCAGTCggcgccaccgccaccaccgatGATGATGCCACCGAATGGTTACGGACCGCCGAATGGTGTCGGTGGTCCGTACGGTACCGGACAACCACAGTACGGTATCATTCCACCGGTAAGCAAAGACCGCAAAggacatacgcacacacacacacacacaccatcctATCTTCTGGTCACGAACTGGTGTCCTAACTGTTATTGTTTCTCATAAAGGTTCCTCAGATGCCAATGCAACCACTACCACAGCAACCCCAATCACAGATGCAACAGACGAACGCCgctcctccaccaccgccaatGATGCCGCCAATGTTCCCCATGTCTGCACCATCCAACATACCACAGGTAAAAAcatatcgattttttttattttgttggatACAATCaccacaaaaacgaaaaaaaaacgctattAACACATATAACGTCTTTCCCTTCTTTCCACAGCCTCCAGCACCACCCATGCCACCAAATCTGAATAATGCGGCTGCcccgccaccaccgccaccgccacccgGTATGCTTTCCTCGAAACCGGGTGAAATAAATTCCTTGGCCCTCCAGCTGGCCAGTGCCAAACTGAAACGCAGCCAACCACCAACCAAAGGCTCAGTCGGCGGTGGTGCGGGCAATGCGGGCGTATCATCTACCGCCACGCTAACTTCCGCCACCAGCGGCAACAATGTCGCGTCGTCCACCGTGACGGAAAACAGTGGCAGCAGTACATCGAGCGGAGGTAGTGGTAATTATGGAACCATAGGTTAGCACTTACACCTCATACTAACATTTTTGCGTGTACTAATCCCTGGCCTCATTGTATCATCGGCGGCAATAGGCCGCCCTCATCACGTGTGCTAtgtgtggttgtttttgttttgcttttgtgtctatgtgcttttttttcgcaacgATTCATTCATTCTTGCGTGCGTGAGGTTCTACAGCCTATGCGACATCATCGATATGTGTCAAAATTCTACCAACTCATCACTCAAGCACTATCATTTAGGATAAGCATTTTTGGATATAAGGATATAAGGATTTTTGTTATGGTATAGAATTTAATGTATGTAAttcatgtaaaaaaaaatattactcgtttgaaaaattatttacatgAATCAACTGATCATCACAAGCTTCAAAAACTAGATTTTCTAAAACGCAAAGTAAAATGTTAACAGTTGAACAGGAGGATGAAGGAACAGGAGGAGAATGAACAATTTTTACCAAATGAAACCCACGCttcagtaaaagaatcattgCAATTGTAACGTGACTAACCTGAACCAAGCGTGCAAAAGCAACTAATAGGATTCGTCTGGTaggatttgtttcattttttttttgttctgttttgctcTTCTCCGCCAGACAgacattaaaatgaaatgtCGCGAAAATGGTATTTCTGTCTGGCTcacattgtttttattgtctCCCCTTACTTACTTTGGTGTTACACCATCTACGGTCTCTTTCAAATCGTTCGAGGGTTGGATTTTACATGATTAACCGACATCAGGATACACAGCGCTGCGCATTTATGCGGCATGATTTAGGTCTATTGAATTGTAGGCCTATAGATTGTCTTGTTAATGGAATTAGCTAAAAATCGGATAAAGAACTTGCAAGATTTAGAGAATCTTAGAGCATGCATATGTAATGTTAATCGATAgttgatgttatttttcaaatatagGGTAAATTGCCAATTATTGCACACCACCCAAATGTTGCAAACTATGTattaattgctttatttctgtatgttgtttttttcagaCTAATAATTGACATAATTTTTTCCTTGAAGATTGAAGATTTCTGCTACAGATACATGGATTACATTCTAGATCaggaaactttattttttattttttatttttaaatgccaatgaaaatatttaatacgGCACCAGTCAAAACGAAAGGGCTTCTTCCAACAGCTAGTGACGTTTATATAAAAATCACTTATTTTAGTCAACTGTTTAATGTTTGGATGAAAGAAAGTTCAACACACTTTAGCTTATCAATCTGACGATGAggatagaaataaaatgttacaatGACCAATACAATGTCCACGGCGAGTGTGCAATTTTCAGTTGCTGCAATTTTGAAAGTATGTAGTGTGTTTTGGCATATCCTGGGCATGCTCGGTAGAAGTGCTAGATAAacattgtataaaaaaatagtGGTTCTATCGGTCTCAGATACATAATATCCCGGAAAAGTCTCCTTAGGTGTGCAATAATTGCCAAACTACCCTATTTTAAGTTTAGATGTATTTTGTTTATCTATCTATACTTTTTTCATCATATGCCATaaactaatttttatttttcttgtgctCTCGCCTCTCCTGTGTATTCTTGTGGTGATGTTCAGGACGATCGTCATCCGGTATGGCATCGATGATGGATGAAATGGCAAAGACTCTTGCTAGGCGTCGAGCGCAGGCAGAAAAGAAGGAGgtaaatcatcatcaaccatcGATTAGCCTCGATTTTTCACATTGATCCATTTCCATGCTTGTTTCTTCTCTAGCCGGACTCCAACGAcgatggcggtgccggaggaTCCGGAGGACGCCAGCGGGCCTGGGAAAAATCAAGCACACTACCGCACAAACTAGGCAGCAACAATGCTGGTGGAGGCGGAGGAAGCAATTCTGGTGCCGGTGGTGCTAGTTTGAGCGGTTCAGAATCACCAAAACCGTCGCGGAAGCGTTTCGGCAGTGCCAGCGAGGAAACGATACTGAAGGTTGGTGATGGCGCTTGGGAACAAAAGGAAGCCTTctttaagaaacaaaaccataattaaacgatttttctttttgtttatttcttcgtTTCATgttgcaacaacaaacaaacagcagatTAATGGCGGTGACAGTTTCTCCCTTCCGACTGCGGTCGAGTTCGACAATCTGAAGGAGGAAATATTGCGCGAAATGCGCAATGAGCTTGCGAAAGCAAAGCAAGAAATAATAGAAGTTATCAAATCCGAATTCAACCGCAGGTAAACACACGCTGCCATTCTTGTTGCTTCGGTTTTAGGCGCTGGGAATGAACGAGGCACACGTGCATATGCGCTATTTCTATTtctactgcaaaaaaaaactacactttACAACTATCATAACTACTATAACGAaaggaaagataaaaaatggAACGCGATCAGATCAGGCCACAGGCGGCAGTCACGATGAGAAGCATCGAATGGTATCCTAGATCCAGGGGCAACAGGCAACGATTTGATTACAACGGGAGAGGAGGAATATGGTGGATGCGGTGGACATTCGGACGTGTGCATGAACACTGGTTCCGCTGCTGGGTGCAGATTTTACTTCAATTGATACGTATAGACgatgtttctttattttcgctTGCACGCAAAAcaagttttttgttggttaatttaatttttacgtCAAAACCTATGAGACGTATTGACTAGATTCTGTTTCTgccattttcttatttttatatgaattattttcttcattcttgTTTGATACAACAATGCTAGCATAAAACAACTAACATTCGCAAACGCGTAGCAGATTGAATATTATTTCGAAATACATGTCTATGTACATAATTTAACACGAaggattttctatttttgcagAGCGGCATTTGACTCattcttaaatttcaatcgcgtttttcatttctgtaAAGGATGATTTTAACACCGGATGTATATTTCGTTATGTGCAAAGTTTTTATTCCTTGAATCACACCCTTGTGGCATGCCTACAATCTAAACGATCGTGCGATCGTCGCTTAAGTCGCTTAAGCGTTTCGCCTAAAGAGACACAAATGTGCTAACTGGAAAGCAATTTTGGTTTAGAATCCTTTACATGTTTTCTAGTTTTTCAGGCTGTGGGCGAtatcaaattcaaaatttctggTTTTTATGAGGGTTTTTTTGAAATCAGGTTTTTTGAGAACCTGACGCGCATGCACAAGCTCCCGACGGAAGGGCAACGGAGAAAAAGTTGACATTTTATGTTGAGATATTTTGACAATTTCACAGCGAtatcaacagtttgaaatttcccgaGGTCTTTTAAATGGTCGAACAATATCcctaaggaaaaaaaaaatatcggaacgtaatagaaatgaaaaacatcGGTGAGAATTAAAAATGAGACGAAGTCCGCAGGAGTAGATTGATGGCCATAgagaaaaaatggaggaaaattgtgtgtgtgagtaaatGGGACTCATGTGTAGTTGAGCAGTCAGGTTAACGATGTTGACTGTTGGAGCCTGTATGAAAGTATAGAGACTGGAAATCGAGTATCCGTGCAGGGCGTCGTAGTAAAATAATCGAGGAAATCCTGCCCATTTTGCAAATCTGTGGTCCACGCACAATTTCTGTTCTGTTGTGATCACTGCTTCAAACAATTGTTTaggttgaattttaaaaataattatgattttttcattGCCAACTGTTGAAACGAATTCGCCTCTCCCACCAAGAGCACAAAAACTTTGTGAAcgatatctaaaaaaaaagcaaaacaaatacaccATTTACATGCGCGAAGGAATGCTGAACTATAAGActccaaaaacatttataaatatatcggaaaaaagggagaacTAATGGATAAATTAGCATAATATACACTTAAAAACGATGTTTTTGCAAGTGCAAACATTCGAATGGCAAATGCGCGTATCGAAATTTCGCGAAAGGACACGTCGTTTCCATGTGGAATTTGATATCTATTTTTGAGTGCGGCCTCGCCATCCATGTTGGTGTGGGGTAACCAGTTTTTTGGTCCGTGTgtaccaccacctccaccctcCGTTAATATTTTCGCCCTCATCTCTCGCTCTCATCTCGTATTGCATTGTAGTAATAAATAGCAATCATCATCGTAATACAGTTCGCATTAAATCTGGACATTACCCAGAGTCGGGAGTTGAAAACGTAAGCTTGCGCGCAGTTATTATTGCTAGGTAGTGGAACCACTGGTGAAAAAATAGGAAAGCGATTGATGGTAGGAATCATACCCGTTCTTTGAATCGAATGTCTATCCAatgtgtctctctctctctgtgtgtgtgtgtgtttgtcagCCATATTATCCTGTCTCATTATTATTACTCTTTGGAGAGGCTCGAAAACATTAAGGAAAAAGTCGAAAAGTCAAAATCACACTAAAACTTTGAAGCATAACTAAAAGTCATCGGGAACATAAAGCtaaattaaactaaacatAAATACTTAATGGCGGATGAAAGGAGGAAACGGAGTGCAGTACAGAGAGTGggcaatgatgatgaaaaaaggcaaaaagaggagagaaaaaacacatgaaGTGAGTGCTTTGTTCAGTTTGGTTTTCCGtattctcgtttttttttggcgcgcGGATGCGCAAAAtagtaaaatgataaaatagaCAGTGAAGATCCTTGTAAGCAAAACtctacaacacacacacagaagcaaACGAAGCTGATTAAATCAAAATGTAGAATAAATTACGTGTCATCACTCGTCTTCTTGAATCGGATCGAAACCACCCGACCGGGATGCGATTTGAGTAGCATGTGAGATGGTGGCAAAACAGTGCTGAAGCATTAGATGActaaaagcgaaaacaaaaacagcgcACTTAATTTTAAGGTGTGCACAAACGCGTTTAAATATTAAAcgtaacacaaacaaacacacacggatTGTAAGAAAAGGATTCCGAGCGTACAATGGAGAATTTGTACACAATCgaatttttttgtacataaacGAAAGACTAAAAGGGGGGACTAAAA
This genomic window from Anopheles maculipalpis chromosome 2RL, idAnoMacuDA_375_x, whole genome shotgun sequence contains:
- the LOC126567420 gene encoding protein enabled, with the translated sequence MSEQSIIGARASVMVYDDVQRKWIPSGSSSGLSKVQIFHHQQNNTFRVVGRKLQDHEVVINCSIIKGLKYNQATATFHQWRDSKFVYGLNFSSPMDAEAFARAMMHALDVLSGRVPPSATMQTTNPNPSQMAAAYEEDMGYRTMTREDAAIMQQQQQMTSQPPGVGPPQQPPNSIPGPGGGILSPQTPTSQTLPSQATQQQQQQQQQQQQTHHRTNSAPPVPPALPTQQQQQQQASQQVQQQQQKPIYASQQSNSSTNSITYGNNSQQYPQPIYVASNQNHQMLNQSVLPPQPPQQPPPPQQQQQIPSNLSNGSIYATATCSPSATNSNPSNPIYAGQQQLVSQQQSQSAPPPPPMMMPPNGYGPPNGVGGPYGTGQPQYGIIPPVPQMPMQPLPQQPQSQMQQTNAAPPPPPMMPPMFPMSAPSNIPQPPAPPMPPNLNNAAAPPPPPPPPGMLSSKPGEINSLALQLASAKLKRSQPPTKGSVGGGAGNAGVSSTATLTSATSGNNVASSTVTENSGSSTSSGGSGNYGTIGRSSSGMASMMDEMAKTLARRRAQAEKKEPDSNDDGGAGGSGGRQRAWEKSSTLPHKLGSNNAGGGGGSNSGAGGASLSGSESPKPSRKRFGSASEETILKQINGGDSFSLPTAVEFDNLKEEILREMRNELAKAKQEIIEVIKSEFNRR